From the genome of Brassica oleracea var. oleracea cultivar TO1000 chromosome C4, BOL, whole genome shotgun sequence:
TAGGAAAGAGGATTCTCAGAGAGAGACCGGTTAAACCATCCATAAAAGCTAAAGAGATGCATTTGCAGTCAACGGTTCGTGGAAGGGGAAACCGAGGTCGTGGATCGAGGTGGACGTGGCTAGAAGTATCTCCTTCATAGTATTTTAAGTCAGTCCAAGATCGATCTTTGATTGTTTCTGGTTCATCATATGTTCCCTTTTCTTGTTATCACTTGTCAAAACACAAAACACTGTATGACTACGGTCATGGCTTGTAATAGGTTAATAATATTAAAAAAAAAAGTTCTTATAAAAAGTTTCATAGGCTTTGGACTATTCGCATGGTTGTAAAGAGAACCGTAGCAACTAATGCAACATCAACACAAACAAAAAGTGTTTTCAAAGACACAGAGTAAGTAAGCTAGTGAATACATATGTCTATAAGGGAACCATTGTCCCCTAAAAACACAAGACAAACGCACACATCATATTCACACACAAGACAAACGCACACATCGTGAGTCGTTAATCAAACGGTAGCAGCAATGGAATACACGAATTTGTAAGACTTGGGTACTTTAAGCACAGCATCGAACCACTCGACCTTCCCTCAAACCTGTTCACCGCTGCTGCGCATTTCCAGAGAAATCTCAGCACACCAAATCATCTTCTCCATATTCCCAGCAGGCACATACTTATCCCAAAACACCAGCATCTTACCACCACAATCAACCAAATTAACATTGCTATAACGGGCAAGCTTAGACAGTCCTTCCAAACCTTCAACTTTCTTCCAACCATCTACCTCGGCGCTATTGTTAGACCAAAGAAACTCTCCAGTAGATCCATAACAATAGTATATTTTCTCTATCAAACAAGCACTACCAAACTCTACCAAGTCCTTTGTAAGGAAAACACTCCTACCAGACGCTGAATCAACAAGTCCTTCGACCACCCACGTGTGCGTTCGGCGGTCGAGGAAGAAGACGTTTGACGAGCAGGAGGTGAAGTCATCTTCTTTGTTGATGGCGTAGAGTTTATGATCAACAGCTACGAGATTGGACCATTCTATGGGAGGAGAGTTGCGAATCTGCACAGGAACCAAAATATTACCACTTAATGACTCTGTCTTGTTAACGGTTTTGTCTGGTTTCCGACAGAGAGTGAACCAACGAAGGTTTGGTTCAGTAGGGAACTGTAAGCACACATAGAGACACTTCTCGGTGCGGTTTAAGAGAGAACCATCCTCACAACCGGAGGAATGGACGGGAAGATTGTCAACAACGATGTCAGGATCAGGTCGCATGTTGTGGGAACTTACAGAGGTCACACTGGAGAGATTTGTGGACTCAAGTGGTCAGGTTCTGGAATGCAGCTTGCTAGTGGTGGCAACGATAATGTGGTTCACGTATGGGATCTCTCTTCTGCGTCTTCGAGATGGCTGCACAGGCTTGAGGAACATACTTCTGCCGTGAAAGCTCTTGCTTGGTGCCCCTTCCAATCGAATTTGCTTGCAACTGGTGGTGGTGGAACAGATGGGGCGATCAAGTTCTGGAACACTCACACCGGAGCTTGCTTGAACTCTGTAGACACAGGATCCCAAGTGTGTGCTTTGTTGTGGAGCAAGAATGACAGAGAGTTGCTTAGCTCACATGGGTTTTCTCAGAACCACCTTGCACTTTGGAAGTACCCATCCTTGGTGAAAATGGCTGAGCTCACTGGCCATACATCAAGAGTTCTGTATATGACACAGAGTCCTGATGGCTCTACCGTTGCTTCAGCTGCAGGAGACGAGAGTTTGAGGTTTTGGGATGTTTTTGGAATGCCAGAGACTGCCAAAAAACCTGTTCAGAAAGCAGCCCATGAGCCATTTTCTCGCGTGCCTCGTATCCGTTGAAACTGTCATAACAACAAGCCATTAATCGTTACAGAAGGTATCTCCTTCAATTTTTTATTCTTTCTTGTATTTCCAAGTAAAGTTTTCTAATGAAAATTGTCGAGTCAAACATATGTTTCAGTTGTCCATATCGTTTAACCTCGCTTCCTTATTTGTTCGAGATCTAACTTTGGTTACTGTATGGAAAAATATAGTGCTTTGAATAAAAGGAACGACAATCATACAGAGATCAAAGTTGTCCACTATATTGTATATAGTAAACTTCCAGGCGAACTAGACTCTCAAGAAACGATTTCACGCCAACCTACTAAGGACAAATCACTACAAATTCGAGTGAGATATTCTCAAATCACATAAAGTTACCGTCTACAAATGACTCCAGATGCAATGCAACAGTTTCCAAAAACAGGCAAAGGAGGCAGAGCAGAATGGTAAAGTATCAACAAGCAGTATAGCCTAGCCTACTTTTGAAATTTTATTTGTTGTTGTTGCGGAAAGCTCAGAAATGCCACAGATTCATTTTTCAAAGCTACATGATATAAACAAAGGTCAATAAAAAGAATCCCAAAGGATTCACCATTGATCATCCAATAAACAAAAACCAAAACCTTCTCAGTTTCCGGAAAAAGAACCGACAAAGCCTAATATGTGTATGCATATCACACCTATTCTAATAATTTGTTTTAAGAAATTAGATTATGTGAATGCATGGCACTGATAATACCTAATATCTTATAATCTTGGAAACAATCACTACCTAAACTTGATACTGTAGAAGCCGGAAAACCGTACTCACATAAACGATATAATAAAAGTGACGTATCACGCTTCACTCGTGATCGCCTTATCGAACTTTAAACTCTACGAAACACTCTCGTATTTATGACTTACGCTAAGGGAATTTTTGCTGTCGGTTTCGATGTGAAAAAAATATTAGAAATGAAGAAGGAGGAGAGTCGATATTTAAAGAGAAGGAGAAGACCCACTTCCCACAACAGCTGCTGCACGTGGGCGAGAATCTCGCGGAGATCGAGGGAAGTTGAGCTGTGAAACTTATTCCCAAGACTCTCTCTTATCTCGTTTAAAACTTTCGAGAGGATAAAATGCATGACGTTTTTTATTTTCTAGACAAACTACTTGTCGTTTTAAATAAAATTGTATGTTTTTTTTTTTCGAAATGAATGGCAAAACGTTGAGCTTAAAAAATCTTATTGGACCGGAGGCCCTCCACCAAGACCCAAGACCCAAGCCCAAACCCACGCCGAGCCGGCCAGATGGCAGCAGGGGCGCGTGCGTGGAGAGCATCCCTCTCTCCCTGAGTCGTTTACACCCTTATGTCATGGGAACATATATAAACTACTCCCAGAAGCTTTTGTTCCCCGATGTGGGACAAGCTTAATCTTCTCTTCATTTAATCGATAAGTCCACTAATTGGACATTTCTTTTCACTGATTTACAATTATTTTTATAAGCGTTGGATTTTAAATAATTGACCCAACAATCCCTCACATGAATAGAAATGACTCTAAACATATGCAGATAAATGCAGACTCGATAGACTCTAAGAACTATACTTATTCTAATCCTGACTAGATTAGACATACTTATCGAGAGTGTTTGCGAAAAATTCACTGTGTTTGAGTTGGTGGCATTTTTAAGCCTTGAACCACTCATAGTTAATATCTGTCGGGGCTACTTTACCAGAAGGTGAACATGACGTCTTGAACCAACCGGTGTTTTATGTAGACTGAGACAACATGCATAACACAGCTTCATTTTCTCGTAAAACTTAGTTCTCTATTGTGTTCATTGTGGCCCTGATCTATTCTTGGTTTTCATGAGTGAACTAAAAGAATATAGCCTTGCATTCATTCTCCTAAAAACGAACCCATTTCACACTCATTAGGTGATTGACCATGAAAACTGATGAGAAATACTTCGCTTTAGAGGCTATGGAATCATTAAAAGCTTATGCTTATCCTTCTCACATTTGTTAGCACTTTTATCATTTTAGGAGCTGGGAAGAGACTACTTTGTCTCGAGTGCTTTGGTTAGATTCTGTTAGATTTTGTTTTCCCTTTGAACCTACATCTTGGGATCTCCAGTCATGATAGGTAGGGTTGCAATCAAGCATCCTCATTCGTTATAGGCTTTAAACCCATTCCTTTTGATGATTTAGCAACAACATATCGTGGAAAACCTTTAGTAAATGGATCCGCTAGGTTGTCAGCCGATTTGATGTAGTCTATTGTTATTACACCAGTTGATATAAGTTGTCTAATGGTTTTATGTCGTCTTCCGATGTGACGAGATTTACCATTGTAGAGATTACTTTGAGCCCGAGCTATAGCTGATTGACTATCACAATGTATGCGTATAGCTGCCACAGGTTTCTCCCACATAGGAATATCTTCCAAAAAATTTCTAAGTCATTCAGCTTCTTCTGCTGCTTTGTCTAAGGCTATGAACTCAGATTCCATGGTTGATCTGGCTAACACTGTTTGTTTGGTAGATTTCCATGATATTGCTGCTTCTCTTAGTGTAAAAACATATCCACTTGTGGATTTTGAGTTTTTAGAATCTGATATCCAGTTAGCATTACTGTATCCTTCTAAAACTGATGGTTCTTTACCATAGTGAAGCCCAAAATCTTTGGGTTAGCGCAAGTAATTGAGTACTCTCGTTATAGCTTTCCCGTGTGTATGACCTGGATTACTTGTTTATCGACTAAGTACGTTTACAGCATGCGCTAGATCTGGTCTTGTACAATTAGTCAAGTACATGAGACTTCCGATCACACGTGCATACTCGTTTTGTGAAACCGCTTCACCTGAATTCTTTGTCAAGTGCATTTAGGGATCTAATGGAGTTTTTGCCGTACTATTAGAGTAATTTTTAAATCTCTCTAATATTTTTTTGAGTATAATGAGATTGGGTTAAGATAATTTTGTTTGAATTTCTTGTGACTTTAACCCCGAGAATTACAACTGCTAATCCCAAGTCTTTCATCTCAAATGTCCCTTTGAGCATGTTCTTTGTTTGATTGATAATGTCTTTATTGCTTCCAATAATGAGCATATCATCTACATATAGACATAGCAAAACATACGCATTTTTGGTAGTTTTGTAGTATATGCATTTGTCATATTCATTTATTTTGAAATCATTTGACATCTTTGTATTGTCAAATTTTTCGTGCCATTGTTTAGGAGCTTGTTTAAGCCCATAAAGTGACTTTACAAGTCGACATACTTTGTCTTCCTGTCCGGGAACGACAAAACCTTCAGGTTGTTTCATGTAAATTTCCTCTTCTAAATCACCATTTAGAAAAACGGTTTTTACATCCATTTGATGGATTTTTAGGTGTCTTAAGGCTGCGATTTCTATCATCAGTCTTATTGATATTCTCGTTACTCGAGAATATGTATCAAAATAGTCAAAGCCTCCCTTTTGTCGGAATCCTTGAACTACAAGCCTAGATTTATATTTTTCACCAGGTTTTGGTGTCATTATCCATCTATTTCCTAATGCTTTGCACCCATCATGATAGAATCAAATTCACTCCTGATAGCTTCGTTCCAAAATGGAGCCTCTGGTGAAGCCATGGCTTCTGCCAAAGTTTTTAGAACATTTTCGATTAAAAATGTCATTAGGAAATCTTCACCAAAAGATTTTTCTTTCGAGCACTTTTGCTTCTTCGAGGTTCATCTTTTTCTTCATTTTCTGAAATATCATTTATAGAAATCTCGACGTTTGTCTCAGTTTCTGAGTTCTTGCCATTGTCTCTTTCTTCTCGAGTTCGTTTTGAACCTTGTTTTTCCTCATATGGAAAAATATTTTCGAAAAAGATGCATTTCTTGATTCCATGACTGTTTTTTCATGAATGTATGATATTTCAGATTTATGTACCAGAAATCGATATGCATTACTATTATGTGCATATCCGATGAAAATGCAATCTACAGTTTTAGGTCCAATAGCGTCCCTTTTTGGTGGCGGTACCGCAACTTTTGCCAAACACCCCCACACTTTAAGGTATTTATACGAGGGTAAATTACTTTTTCATAATTCATATGAAGTTTTGCCAGTTTTTTTGTGTGGAACTTTGTTGAGGATATAATTAGTGGTAAGCAACGCTTCCCCCCACATGTTCTGGGGTAACCCAGATTCCTGCAACATTGCATTCATCATATCTTTTAGAGTTCAATTTTTGCGTTCAACAACTCCATTAGATTCTGGTGAGTAAGGAGCTGTAGTTTGATGTATTATTCCATGTTCTTTACAAAATGCATTAAATGGACCATCATACTCACCTCCTCTGTCACTTCTAACTACTTTAATAGTTGTTTTAAGCTAATTTTCGACATCGAGTTTAAATTCTTTGAATTTTTCAAATGTTTCATCTTTGCTATGTAGTAAATATACATAACAATATTTTGTGCAGTCATCTATGAAGGTCACAAAGTACTTTTTACCACCTCTACTTTGTATGTATTTTAAATCACATAAATCGGTGTGAATTAAATCTAGAGGTTTATTAGTTATTTCAACATGAGGTGATGGCGTTTTTGTGAGCTTAACCTGTACGCATACTTTACATTTTTGTTTACTTGTTTTGCATTTGAGAATTAAATTTAAATTCATTAATCTTTGTATAGATTTGTAGTTTTCATTAATCTTTCATGTCATATATTAAAAGACTCAACCAAATAAGCAACTGGCTTTTTCTTATTCATTGAAACTTTTGGAGCTACAACTTTCTAAGGGAATGTCATTACATTCATCGTAACAAGTCCATCCTTAACATACCCCTTTTCCAAATACATCTCATTCTTCTTAATCACGAGCTTGTCCGCCTAAAGACTTGTGGCGAATCCATTCTTGCTGAGCAAAGGTTCCCGAGACCAAGTTCTTCCTCATGTTAGGCACATGCTTCACATTCATCAGAGTGATTTCACGTCCATATGTCATCTTCAGAACCACATTGCTATGGCCTTCAATCTTGAAGACTGCAGTGTTCCCCATGAACAGCTTCTCTTGAGTCTTGCTATTCTGATAAGTGTTGAACATCGCCATATCAGTGCAAATGTGGGTGGTCTCTCCTGTGTCATACCACCATTCCTTTGGGTTGTTGCCTTCAACCATGTTGGCCTCAGTCACCATTGCAACGAGATCCTCCTCAGTGAGATCGCTTGATGCTTCTAATCTATGATCTTGCTGACACTCAGCAGTCTTGTGTCCCACTTTGTGGCAGTAGTGACACTTCCCCTTGAATTTCTCCACATTTGCATGTTGACACTATGCTCCTTAGCAGTGACCTTGTCAGCAGTTTGGTTTCTGGATTCCATCTGAAGCCTCATGATGAGCTCCTCGAGCCCCATCTTCTTCTTCTTGTGCTTCAAGTAGTTTTTGAAATCTGCATTGCTTGGAGGAAGCTTTTCAATGAAGCAGATGGACATTCCTCCAGCAGCGATTTCATGGCATATAACCTGAAACGCTTCCACCTGATCCATGATGGGTTTTGAATCCACCATTTTGAAGTCATGGAACTTTGCAACCACATACTTCTGGCAGCCAGCGTCTTCACCTCTGTACTTCTTGTCCAGGGATCTCCACAGCTCTTTCGTAGTTGGAATCTCACAATAGACTCGGTACAATGGGTCAATGAGGCGGCCCAAGATGTATCCTTTGCAAACAAAGTCGGAATGCACAAAGATGTCAACACTTGCGAGAGTGTGCACATCATCAATCCCGTAAGGAACTAGGGGCTTGTCCTCCTGGATGAATTTGTCCAGCTTCAGTGTTGTGAGGAAGAACAACATCGTCTTCTGCCACGTTTTGAAGCCTTTGCCATCAAACTTGTCTGGCATCAATCCCTGATTGAACACGCTAGGTACAGACGGAGGACTTTGAACTGCCACAGGACCACTTGTGGTTCTTGAAACTGAACCCGTCTGATAAAGACCAGCACCGAATAGGCTATGGCGCGTGGTTTCATCAGCAGCATTACCCGCTGGAAGGGTAGTTGTTGTTGTTGCTGCAGCGGTTTATGCTGTGTTGGCTCCAGCGGTTGTTATGGTTGCATCAGTTGCTGCAACGTTGAGTGGAGTCTAAGTGACATTGGTGGTGTCAACGGGGGTGTTGTTTTCGTTCGTCATTTTTCTGTAGAGAAAACATGAAAACGGATTAATACTCCAAACAACAAATAACATATTATTTTAAAGAAAATAATAGTTTAAAATCAATGGTCATTTTTGGTGTTTGAACCAAATCATATCGATATCAGTCTGGAAAAATATTTTGCAAACTCGCTTAGAAAAACGTTCGCAGAAACTATTTTGTGTAGACTTTTGGATTGTTTCACAAACTCGCTTTATAAGCATTCGTGGAAACGAATCATTTTAATAACGTTTTAAGAATGTATCAAAAACATTTGAGATAATGCTAGAAAAGAATCCACAGAGTGTTATGAAATAAATAAGAAACGTTTTGGGGAAGTGCTATAAAGCAAATCACAAACACGTTTACAGAAGAACAAAGAAACGTTTCGCGGATAAGCATATAGCAAATCACAAACATCGTTTCAATAAAACCAGAAAAGGTTTCTATGAATCATATATCAATAAACGTTTTTCGGTAGTGCTACAGAGCAAAATGCAAACCGTTTATGAGATAAGTAACAAACGTTTCGCAGAGGTGCTAGAAAGAAAATCTCAAACACGGTTTGAAACACCGTTTTATAAATCGTTTCAACCGGATTAACGCTTTAGATAGAAAGCAAAATTAAAGTTAAGATTGTAGAAGCTAGAAAACCGGACTGACATAAACAATTTAATAAAAGCTATGTTAAGGAAAATAGACGATTGTAAAAAACGAATACAAGAACTATAAGAAATCGTATTCGCAAACGGACATAGAGTCGAGATATAATATCATTCCTTAACTCTAAATAATTGCTCCGTTAGTAAGACGGGACTGTACGAGTATGGAGTCCCAGGATACAACCATGGCAGACGAATCACGCTTCACTCGTGATCGCCCTATCGAACTATAAACTCTACGTTGAGGAAGGTGGCGAACCATCCGCATCTGTCACCTATAAGGTTGGGGTAAAGCCAATGAACCATATCCATCCGGTGTTGAAGGCAAAGAGGGAGGCCGTAAACGCCCCCGCGATTGAAGTTACAAAGCTGTTAAGTGTTAACCAAAGTCTGCTCCTGTATCTTTACAATTTCAGGACTTACTTTGCATTTCCTATTTCAGACTCTTATATTTTTTTCAAATTTCAAGGTTTTTTTTTTTGCCATTTACGGCTAACTAACTCCATGAGGAGAAATTTTTTAAAGATTTAATATAAAAAGGGCCGGTTACAAAATATTTAGTATGCTAGATAACTAAAAAAACAAAGCAGCACATATACAGATTGAACCTTAACCAAACTACAAATGCCGAATTGAGATATACGTCGCCTAGACGCTCAGTCTTTTTTATTACATGCATTTACGAAAATATAGATATTAAAAAAACTACACATAACTATTTTATATGATCATATATAAACATAGTAAATATACACTTTCAATTAGTCAGCCAAAATAAAAATCAGGAAATTACTAAATAAAAACACACAAAAAATGGCACACAAACGTACGTTACAATTAAACTGAAATCTACAATAAGGCAGACTCTTACCTCATCATCTAGTCAACTATAAGTAAAAACCAATAATTCAAGCAAAAAGGTACCATGTACTAAAAAATAAAACCCGCTAACTTATATCTCCCCATTAAGGGATCCATTGCAGCAACATATTCCCACCCTCCAGAATGGGCATCGATCACGACACAAACTGCGTAACTGTTTCAAAAGTCCGTGTAATTTCACCCCATTTCTTACTGCGACGCCAACATTTCATGCAACCCTATTAACTTGACGTCTAAGGAACCATTTCTCTCTAAGAATCTCAGCCTCTCACCGATTGATAGGAAATCACATAAATCATTGTCAACAACCCAGTGCTTGCGTGGGGCTCCGCACCTAGTATCAATAAAACCGACTGTCATTTTGAAAGGTGAGTCTTCAAGAGATCTACCGACTACCGCATTCACAGACCCTCCTCCGATCCGCCCCTCCTATGGGTCATGTGATGGTGTTTAATTTAACCAATAATTAATTGGAAATTTTTCTAAAAGAAACAAAAAACAGCATAGTTATCTCTTTGGTATAAAACTTTTTTATCCATTTTTTTTTGTCTTTTTTACTCTTTTGATTTCTAAAACCTAATGAAATAAATAGTTTTATGAATCAAAACATTATAAAAAATAAAAACAATTGATAAAAGACAGAATTAGCTCAATATACATAAATAGTGTCAAAATTAGCAATCTATACATGATTTGACATATGTGTAAATTGCTCTACATTTCTTACCTTGGATTTTCAAAAATACCCTTCTTCACACTCTCTTTCCTCTTACAAATTCTTACACATTCTTACACAATCTTACACTCTTTCCTCTTACACATTAATACACTTTCTTTCCTCGTACATATTCTTACACTCTCTTTCTTCTTATATTCTCTTTCATCCTATACTTTCACATTCACTTTCCTCTTATATTTCACATTCACTTTATTAATCTCAATTTAGAAAAATTACGAGCATATGAAAAAAAATATATATTTGGGGGATATTCCAAATTGTCTAACAACAACGACAACACGTAAATGTTTCAACTAATGTAATTTATAACCGCTAAGATATATTGTTATATATGATCTAACATAACATGTATCAGATAACAAGTTATATATCAGCTACCATAACATGTACCAAGTAATAAACAATCTATCAATTTTTTTATACCAAATTATATATCAGGTAACGTAACATATACCAGATAACAAATATTTTATCAGATAATAAGAAATCTATGTAGTAGGTAACATAACATATACCATGTAACAAATATTTTATCAGATAACAACAAGTCTATGCCATGTAACAAAATAATTTATCAGATAACAAACAATTTATCAAAAAATGTATCAACTCGCAAATCATATATCTACCAATTTATCAGATAACAAACACCCATATGCACAAACTGGTAATTTG
Proteins encoded in this window:
- the LOC106341730 gene encoding cell division cycle 20.2, cofactor of APC complex-like; this encodes MDGKIVNNDVRIRSHVVGTYRGHTGEICGLKWSGSGMQLASGGNDNVVHVWDLSSASSRWLHRLEEHTSAVKALAWCPFQSNLLATGGGGTDGAIKFWNTHTGACLNSVDTGSQVCALLWSKNDRELLSSHGFSQNHLALWKYPSLVKMAELTGHTSRVLYMTQSPDGSTVASAAGDESLRFWDVFGMPETAKKPVQKAAHEPFSRVPRIR
- the LOC106338121 gene encoding F-box/kelch-repeat protein At5g48990-like, producing the protein MCAYSSLLNQTFIRNSPPIEWSNLVAVDHKLYAINKEDDFTSCSSNVFFLDRRTHTWVVEGLVDSASGRSVFLTKDLVEFGSACLIEKIYYCYGSTGEFLWSNNSAEVDGWKKVEGLEGLSKLARYSNVNLVDCGGKMLVFWDKYVPAGNMEKMIWCAEISLEMRSSGEQGTMVPL